A genomic region of Dunckerocampus dactyliophorus isolate RoL2022-P2 chromosome 10, RoL_Ddac_1.1, whole genome shotgun sequence contains the following coding sequences:
- the hyi gene encoding putative hydroxypyruvate isomerase has translation MYLHLKVHQQFNFVHVRPVSRSILSAGPPPLFVVVIIIRCVAGDLSGGDLGLGAIPGREAEFKEGLAQAIKLAKALDCKRIHLMAGKIPKGAQRGDVAKEMEAIFVQNLTYAAELLSKDGIVGLIEPINTRLTEPRYFLDSPHQAAAILQKVGKANIQLQMDVFHWQIMDGNLTHNMHKYLPLIGHVQVAQVPGRNEPDSAGELNYNYIFTTLEELGYQGYVGCEYKPRGSTQEGLGWLKDFWNNRK, from the exons ATGTACTTACA tctaaaagtTCACCAACAGTTCAACTTTGTACACGTCCGCCCGGTGAGCCGCAGCATCCTCTCTGCTGGACCACCGCCCCTTttcgtcgtcgtcatcatcatcaggtGTGTTGCAGGTGACCTCAGTGGGGGAGATCTTGGTCTGGGGGCGATACCAGGAAGAGAGGCAGAGTTTAAAGAAGGTTTGGCTCAGGCCATCAAGTTGGCAAAAGCGTTGGACTGCAAAAG GATCCACCTGATGGCCGGCAAGATTCCCAAGGGGGCGCAGAGAGGCGATGTCGCCAAGGAGATGGAGGCCATCTTTGTCCAGAACCTCACCTACGCCGCTGAGCTCCTCTCCAAG GACGGAATTGTAGGCTTGATCGAGCCCATCAACACGCGGCTGACTGAGCCTAGGTATTTCCTGGATTCGCCCCATCAAG CCGCCGCCATCCTGCAAAAGGTCGGAAAGGCGAATATCCAACTGCAAATG GATGTTTTTCATTGGCAAATCATGGATGGAAACCTGACACATAACATGCACAAGTATTTGCCACTGATCG GTCATGTTCAGGTGGCTCAGGTTCCGGGCAGGAATGAACCGGACAGCGCTGGAGAGCTCAACTACAACTACATCTTCACCACGCTGGAGGAGCTGGGCTACCAGGGCTATGTGGGCTGCGAGTACAAGCCACGAG GAAGCACACAGGAGGGTTTGGGTTGGCTAAAGGATTTCTGgaacaacaggaagtga